The DNA sequence CATCCATTAAAATTAATTTACAGTGTCGTTTTATTGACGTATCACTGATCTTAGCACTACCTTCGATTCATAGGCGATCTGCAAGGAACAATTTACTGCGCAGCCTTCCTTGTTCAACTTCATAAGTTGAACTTCTGAACTCTACTTGTATTTTGTCCCTTTCGTTCCTCCTCTGAACAGAATTTACTGCGTAACATCAGCGGCATCATAATTTCAACGAGAGTAAAAACTCAATGTTATTTTTACTTTTCTTTAATTTACCAATCAATAAATTCATTGCATCCAAAGGAGAAAGATCTGCAATTGCTGGGCGTAATCGATAAATTTTCTCTAGTTCGTCTGGGTGATAGAGCAGCTCTTCTTTACGTGTTCCTGATTTAATACAATCGAAAGCAGGCCAGATGCGACGATCAGCTAAGCGGCGATCTAGGACAAGCTCATTATTTCCTGTTCCCTTAAATTCCTCAAAAATCACCTCGTCCATGCGTGAACCTGTATCGACCAAAGCTGTGGCAACAATCGTTAGAGATCCACCATCTTCGATGTTTCTTGCCGCTCCAAAAAAGCGTTTAGGTTTATGTAGCGCATTGGCATCCACACCACCTGTTAAAATTTTTCCAGAGTGGGGTTGGACGGTATTGTACGCTCTTGCAAGTCGCGTTAAGGAATCGAGTAGAATGACCACGTCATGGCCATACTCCACAAGGCGACGAGCTTTTTCAATGCACATTTCTGCAATCTGTACGTGACGTTCTGGTGGCTCATCAAATGTGGATGAAATCACTTCACCTTTGATAATGCGTTCCATATCGGTCACTTCTTCTGGTCTTTCATCAATTAAAAGCACCATCAATTTGACTTCTGGATTATTCACAGCAATCGAATTGGCCATATTTTGCATGATCATTGTCTTTCCTGTTCTTGGAGGAGCAACAATCAAAGAGCGTTGTCCCTTACCAATAGGGGCGATCAAATCGAGCACGCGTGCAGTGTAATTTTTTTCATCAGACGTTTCCATACATAGACGTTCATCTGGGAAGAGAGGAGTGAGGTTGACAAAAGAGATACGTTCTTTTGCTAGATTTGGGGGTTCGAAATTAATTTGATCGATGCGTAAAAGAGCAAAATATTTTTCTTTATCTTTGGGAGGGCGAATGGTGCCATAGATGGTATCTCCCTTTTTCAAATCAAAACGACGGATTTGTGCGGGAGAAACATAGATATCTTCTGCAGAAGGTAAGTAGTTGTAATTGACAGAGCGTAAAAAGCCAAAACCATCTGGCAAAATTTCCAAAACACCTTCTGCGACGAGCACTTCATTGGGACTTTCTGATTTTGCTTTGACAACCTCAAACACAATTTGCGATTTGGTCATTGTCGCAAGATTGGGTAAATTCATCGCTTTGGCAAAAACGACAAGCTGATCAATATTCATTCTTTGAAGATCTGCAATACGCGTCACTTCTTGCTCCGGCGTCTTTTGAGAGACGCTATTTTGCGTCTCTTTGGAGATGCCTTTTGTCTCTTGAGAGACGCCATTTTGCGTCTCTTGCGTAGCGATTTTTTCTTCTAAAGGTTCTACATCTGAATGTGTGGGTTTTTTCTTCATAGGTTACTTTTGGTTTTGGGTTAAAGAATCAAAAAGGGATTGGACCTGTTTTTTTAAAGACTGTTTTGTGCCATTGTTGCTCAGCAAAAAATGTGCTCTTTTTTCTTTTTGTGCTTGTGGCATTTGGAATCGATAGCGTTTTTCAAAATCGCTATATTTGCAGCGTGTTTTTGAAAGTGATTTTTTTGTTTTCATACAAATGACAGTATTAAAAATATTTTCTTGCTTGGATTCAAACAAAAGAGGCGTTTCGATGATACAAAGAGGTGAGTGCTCTTTTTTTGCTTGTTTAAAATGTATTTTGAGCTGATTCATGATGCTTGGGTAAAGTATAGATGTAAGAGAGTTTAATTTTTTTTGATCCTTAAAGACAACATTTGCCAAATTTTTTCTTGATAAACGCCCTTCTAGTTCAAGTTTTTTTTTGATTTTTGTTTGTATTAACGTATCTTTTAACAATTCATGTGCAAGTTTATCACTGCTTACGACATAGGCCCCTAATTTTTTAAAGTAAGAGCAAGCAGTAGATTTCCCACTCGCAATGCTACCTGTGATAGCAACTTTCCTTAATTTTAACACTCTTTCCAATTTTTGCCAATGTTTACATTTACAACAAGGGGGACATCTAGGTCCATGGCCTGCTGCATTTCTTGAATTACGATGGGTTTTGCTCTTTCGACCTCGCTTTCTGGAAGCTCAAAAATCACCTCATCGTGGATTTGTAAAATCATCCATCCTTCGATCTTTTCTTTTTCAAATGCATTTTCGATTTTCAGCATCGCGATTTTCATCAAATCTGCAGCTGTGCCTTGAAGAGGGGTGTTGATGGCCAGTCTTTCGGCCGCTTGCTGGATCATCTTATTGCTAGAGACAATTTCTGGAATTTTGCGCTCTCTTCCAATCAATGTCGTTGCTTTGAGTGTCTGTTTTGTTTTTTCTATACATTGAGTTAAAAAATCATGCACTTTGGGATAGCGATCAAAATAGGCCTTGATAAATGTTTTAGCTTCAATCACATCGATGTTGAGCTGTTTGGAAAGGCCGTAAGCTGTTTGGCCGTAAATGATCCCAAAATTGACAGCTTTTGCAAACGAACGCTGTTGTTTGGTGACACTTTCTTCTGGAATGTTATAAATCATAGACGCTGTAAATTGGTGGATATCTTCGCCTTCTTTGAAAGCTTGCACAAGCGTTGGATCTTTAGAAAAGTGCGCAACAAGTCTCAGTTCGATTTGAGAATAATCTGCCGATAGATAGACCCACCCTGGTTTTTGAGGATAGAAACTTTTTCGAATTTCCAACCCTTCTGGCGTTCTGATAGGAATATTTTGCAAGTTTGGATTGTGGCAAGATAGACGTCCTGTAGCAGCCATCGTCTGATTGAATGTGCAATGAATACGCTTTGTTTTAGGATTGATGTATTTTGGAAGCGCATCAACATATGTATTTTTAAGCTTTGTGTAGATACGGTACTCTAAAACATGTTTTGCAATTGGATAGGTATTTTGCAAATTTTCTAACACACCACTTGCTGTAGAATAAGCGGTTTTCGTTTTTTTCAAAGGCTCAATGCCAAGCTTGTCAAATAAGATTTTTCCAAGTTGCTGTGTGGAATTGAGGTTGAAAACTTCACCAGCAAGTTCAAAAATGTGTTCTTGCAATTGCCCAATTTTGTGATTGAGTTTGTCAGAAAGTGCGATCAAAGGATAGGGATCTAGAAAAATGCCCGTATCTTGCATCTTTGCCAATACAAAAAGCAAAGGGATTTCTAATTCAAAAAGCAGATGTTCGAGTTTGCTTTCTTTAAGTTGTTGTTGAAGCGTTTGTTTTAAACGAATCGTGTAGTCCACATCTTCTAAACAATAATCTTTGACTCTTTCGATCTCGACATCAAAGAGCGTTTGTTTGAGTTTGGGCGGACCGATCAAATCTTTAATGGAGGTCTTTACTTTGCCAAAAAATTCCAACGAAAGATGGTCTAAAGAATGCCTGTGAGAATGGGCAAAGAGCAAGTAAGAGGCAATCATCGTATCAAAACAGATCGATTGAATGACAAGACCATGGCGTTTTAACACAAGAAAATCATATTTGATGTTGTGTCCAAAAAAAGGTTTTGTTTCAAACAAGATTCTAAGTTTGTCAACAATAGTTTTCGGATCGAGTTTTCCATTAAAAGCGATATACCACCCTTGTTTTGGCTTTATGCCAAATCCAATTCCGACTAAAGAGGCTTGCATGGGATCTAGGTGATTGGTTTCCACATCCACGCAAATCTCTTCTGCTAATAAGAGGGTCTGAATTAAAGCATCACACCCATCTTCTGTATCAATGAGTTGGTAATCAACAGGGTCGTCATCGCTTTTTTTTTTGGACGACTCTTGCGTAAGCTGTTTTAAAAATATGCTGAATTTCATGTTTTTATAAAATTCAATAAGCTTTTCTGTGTCTGGTTCTTTAATCAAAAAATCTTGTGCGGATTTTTTAAATTCTACGTGGTGCAAAGTGGTGAGCTGCACATTGATTTCAAGTTGCTCTTGATAGTCATCTAAAAGCGCTGCCTTTTTTCCATTTTCGACTTTGTCTTTATTAGCTAAGATATTATCGAGCGTTTTAAATTCATTCAGCCATTTTGCCGCTGTTTTAGGACCAACGCCCTTGAGCCCTGGAATATTATCAGACGCATCTCCAACAAGCGCTAAGTAATCACGAATTTGATCGGGTGCAACGCCAAAAAGCTCTTTCACTTTTTTAGGTGTGATCATCAGATTTTGTTTGTGTGTATTGATCAGCGTGATGTTTTGAGATGCAAGCTGGCAAAGATCTTTGTCGTGAGAGCAGATATACGCATGGGCGTTTTGTTTTTCTGCAAAAAGAGCAAGCGTGGCGATCACATCATCAGCCTCAACACCTTCAACACACAGTGTTTTAAGGCCCAAAAGCTCGCAATACTCTTGTGCTAAAGCCATTTGCTTAATTAAATCATCGTCTGCTTTTTCGCGATGCGCTTTGTATTCTTCATAAATTTCTAAGCGACCTTGTTTGTTTTTAGGACCATCAAAAACAATCGCGATATGTTCGGGCTTAAAATCTTTAAGAATTTTTTGAATTTGTAGAATAAATCCATAAAGCGCATTGGTTGCCATGCCTTTATCGTTTGTCATCGAAGGCAGTGCGTGGTGTGCGCGAAACACATAGGCTAAAGCATCAATCAGAAATAACTTTTCCATGGAGGGTTATTGTAACGCAAGCGTGTGCAAATAGCAAACCTTGCCTTGAAGCTTTTTGGGAATGGTAAAATCTAAATTTAAAAAGGATTGGAACTTAGCTTCGATATTTGCAAAATCAAAAAAACTTTTTTTAGGTTGCATTAACATCACGTGATAAGGCTGAGAGGCATCCATGTCAGCAGCAGTCAAAAGCTCTGTTAAAAAGCCTTCATAATCCATACCGGCTTTGTCAATATAGCCGAGCGCTTGAGCTTCTGGTGCTGCATAAATATTAGCTCCATAGTCTTGAATTATCTGTGTTCTTGAGAGCTTGGGCCTGTTTGTGACGACCACATCCAAAAATGTTTGATAGAAGAAATCCATCAATTTGAGCTGCTTTTGACCTTCATCAGGTGCCCAAGGTCTAAAGGGATTCATCTCATCTTTTCCTTTTCCGACAAAAAATGTTTTGGATTCAATGCCAAAGCGTTCCATGAGACGTGCCACATTAAAATAGGGCGCTTTAATCACACCAACAGAGCCAATCACGCTTGTGTATGAGGCATAAATCTTGTCCGCTGCACACGCAATATAAAATCCTCCAGAAGCACACAGCCCTTCAACAAAGGCATAAACAGGAATCTTATACTTTTTTTTATATGCTTTAATCGCACGGTAGATGATATCTGAATCGATCGCATCTCCTCCAGGAGAATTGATATGTAAAACAAGTGCTTTGACTCTTCCCTTAAATCTTCCATTTTGCGAAGCGGTCAATAGGCCCAAAATATCTTGCGCTGTTAAATTGATATCTCCAATTGTACCAGTAATATCAAATCCCAACAAAACAGGTGTTTTGGTATCAAAATTTGTAGGTAATTCACCATCTGCATTGGGCAAATAGACCTCTTTTGTCTGCATACTGTATTGAGGTACTTTCCCAGATCCCATGGCGTCAAATAAAAACATGACAATAGCCAGGCCAATTCCTAAGCCAAAAATGACAAAAATTGCTTTTAAAAAGCTACGTAAAACAGATTTGAAAATAGAAAGTTTTTCTTTTACCATATTAAAGCCAAATTGACATATTTCAAGATTTTACACAACGATAAAAATCTTGAATTTTAATCATTTTAGAAGTATAATTATTCAACTCATAAATAAGGAGACCAATTATGACAGCAATTCAAGGATTTGATTATCCATCAAACATACAATTTGAAGAAAAAGAGGGTCTGCTCGTCCAAAAAAATGAACCAGGTTATTTCGAGCGCATGGATACGATCAGGCAGCGTCGTTTTATTGTTTATGGTTTGATGATAACAGGTATTTTAGTAACAACAGCATTAGCTGTTAAGGCAGTTACACATGAAAGGATAAACGCGTATCTTGGCACGTTTTTTATACTGTCTTCTATCGCAATTACTGCATTTGTGTCGATATATTTTATACCAGAGCAAGAGTTTAATTTCGAAACAATGAGACATGAAGATGTAAAGCATCTAGAGGATTCTAAATTCCGCGAAGCATGGCTAAAAGGATTAAAGGAAAATGGGAAAAATATAGACGATCTTTTATCTTACATTAATCAACATGGTACTGACAACATTCAAAAGTGGGGACTTAGATTACATCCTGATTCTTGCCCATTAATCACAAAGGAAATCATAAGAGATTTTATTATGAATGAACAAGACATGTCCACGCTGTTTAGAGCTTTTAATAAGGATTGTTATTCATTACCAAAAGAAAAAAGGCATTCAGCTAATTTCAAAGAATGGGCTTATGAGGCCCCAAAATTTATTGAGTTTGTTGACAAACACGCTATTTTATCTCTAGAAGATAAAAAGGAAATCGAGAAAAAAATTGTTCGTTTTGTGATGACAGCTCAACAACCCTCAATACTTCTCCGGAACAAAGAAGCTCTTGTATCTTATGGGTTTAATGTAACTCCAGAAATGCAACAGCTTTTGCAGTTGGTAGGGGATTGTAAAAAAGAAATGGAAGAAATGACAGGGAGTTTTAAAGAAAAACTCGAAGCATTAATTCAAGAACTTTCTGAAAATATTCAAAGCGAAGAAAAAGAGGTTATAGCAGATGACAGCAATCCAGGGATTTGAGTATCCATCAAACATACAATTTGAAGAAAAAGAGGGTCTGCTCGTCCAAAAAAATGAACCAGGGCCTTTCGAGCCGTATGATGAACATCGAAACTCGTTATTTTAGCATTGATGTAGCACCAACCGTAGGTGTTGTGGGTT is a window from the Chlamydiota bacterium genome containing:
- the sppA_2 gene encoding putative signal peptide peptidase SppA, whose amino-acid sequence is MVKEKLSIFKSVLRSFLKAIFVIFGLGIGLAIVMFLFDAMGSGKVPQYSMQTKEVYLPNADGELPTNFDTKTPVLLGFDITGTIGDINLTAQDILGLLTASQNGRFKGRVKALVLHINSPGGDAIDSDIIYRAIKAYKKKYKIPVYAFVEGLCASGGFYIACAADKIYASYTSVIGSVGVIKAPYFNVARLMERFGIESKTFFVGKGKDEMNPFRPWAPDEGQKQLKLMDFFYQTFLDVVVTNRPKLSRTQIIQDYGANIYAAPEAQALGYIDKAGMDYEGFLTELLTAADMDASQPYHVMLMQPKKSFFDFANIEAKFQSFLNLDFTIPKKLQGKVCYLHTLALQ
- the polA gene encoding DNA polymerase I gives rise to the protein MEKLFLIDALAYVFRAHHALPSMTNDKGMATNALYGFILQIQKILKDFKPEHIAIVFDGPKNKQGRLEIYEEYKAHREKADDDLIKQMALAQEYCELLGLKTLCVEGVEADDVIATLALFAEKQNAHAYICSHDKDLCQLASQNITLINTHKQNLMITPKKVKELFGVAPDQIRDYLALVGDASDNIPGLKGVGPKTAAKWLNEFKTLDNILANKDKVENGKKAALLDDYQEQLEINVQLTTLHHVEFKKSAQDFLIKEPDTEKLIEFYKNMKFSIFLKQLTQESSKKKSDDDPVDYQLIDTEDGCDALIQTLLLAEEICVDVETNHLDPMQASLVGIGFGIKPKQGWYIAFNGKLDPKTIVDKLRILFETKPFFGHNIKYDFLVLKRHGLVIQSICFDTMIASYLLFAHSHRHSLDHLSLEFFGKVKTSIKDLIGPPKLKQTLFDVEIERVKDYCLEDVDYTIRLKQTLQQQLKESKLEHLLFELEIPLLFVLAKMQDTGIFLDPYPLIALSDKLNHKIGQLQEHIFELAGEVFNLNSTQQLGKILFDKLGIEPLKKTKTAYSTASGVLENLQNTYPIAKHVLEYRIYTKLKNTYVDALPKYINPKTKRIHCTFNQTMAATGRLSCHNPNLQNIPIRTPEGLEIRKSFYPQKPGWVYLSADYSQIELRLVAHFSKDPTLVQAFKEGEDIHQFTASMIYNIPEESVTKQQRSFAKAVNFGIIYGQTAYGLSKQLNIDVIEAKTFIKAYFDRYPKVHDFLTQCIEKTKQTLKATTLIGRERKIPEIVSSNKMIQQAAERLAINTPLQGTAADLMKIAMLKIENAFEKEKIEGWMILQIHDEVIFELPESEVERAKPIVIQEMQQAMDLDVPLVVNVNIGKNWKEC
- a CDS encoding hypothetical protein (Transcription termination factor Rho) yields the protein MKKKPTHSDVEPLEEKIATQETQNGVSQETKGISKETQNSVSQKTPEQEVTRIADLQRMNIDQLVVFAKAMNLPNLATMTKSQIVFEVVKAKSESPNEVLVAEGVLEILPDGFGFLRSVNYNYLPSAEDIYVSPAQIRRFDLKKGDTIYGTIRPPKDKEKYFALLRIDQINFEPPNLAKERISFVNLTPLFPDERLCMETSDEKNYTARVLDLIAPIGKGQRSLIVAPPRTGKTMIMQNMANSIAVNNPEVKLMVLLIDERPEEVTDMERIIKGEVISSTFDEPPERHVQIAEMCIEKARRLVEYGHDVVILLDSLTRLARAYNTVQPHSGKILTGGVDANALHKPKRFFGAARNIEDGGSLTIVATALVDTGSRMDEVIFEEFKGTGNNELVLDRRLADRRIWPAFDCIKSGTRKEELLYHPDELEKIYRLRPAIADLSPLDAMNLLIGKLKKSKNNIEFLLSLKL
- the coaE gene encoding Dephospho-CoA kinase, whose product is MLKLRKVAITGSIASGKSTACSYFKKLGAYVVSSDKLAHELLKDTLIQTKIKKKLELEGRLSRKNLANVVFKDQKKLNSLTSILYPSIMNQLKIHFKQAKKEHSPLCIIETPLLFESKQENIFNTVICMKTKKSLSKTRCKYSDFEKRYRFQMPQAQKEKRAHFLLSNNGTKQSLKKQVQSLFDSLTQNQK